In Anthonomus grandis grandis chromosome 6, icAntGran1.3, whole genome shotgun sequence, one DNA window encodes the following:
- the LOC126737354 gene encoding uncharacterized protein LOC126737354: MSSDEDVALLSVLILRRRKKKHNQKYWVRPYSTANLHRSIFKSCTGEEMMEDQAKFQSVYRMSRETFLVLLDIIGPSIKSSVKKFRESITPKEKLIITMRYLATAMSFKQLSFLFMRGDSTIGQLVEEVCDNIWSGLQMEFMPFPSELQWIEKAERFDELWNLPNCIGSIDGKPIRIHCPAKTGFAFYNYKSYFSLQLLAIADADSNFTAIDVGDYGRNGDGVFKNSSIGRNFQANTLNFPPPQPLPKEPHEPAFPYYFVGDAAFPLCKKLLKPYPLRNLTNPKRIINYRLSRARRSVECAFGIMVSKFKILE, encoded by the exons ATGTCGTCGGATGAAGATGTGGCGTTATTATCGGTACTAATATTGCGAAGGCGAAAGAAGAaacataatcaaaaatattgggtTCGTCCATATAGTACAGCTAATCTTCATCGCAGTATATTTAAAAGTTGTACTGGTGAAGAAATGATGGAAGATCAAGCAAAATTTCAATCAGTTTATAGAATGTCACGAGAGACATTTTTAGTACTTTTGGATATAATTGGACCTTCTATCAAGAGCTCAGTTAAAAAATTTCGGGAATCCATTACACCAAaggaaaaactaattattacaaTGAG atacTTGGCAACCGCAATGAGTTTCAAGCAGTTATCTTTCTTATTTATGAGAGGAGACTCTACAATTGGACAACTAGTTGAAGAAGTTTGTGACAATATTTGGTCAGGTTTGCAAATGGAATTCATGCCTTTTCCAAGTGAATTGCAATGGATTGAAAAAGCCGAACGCTTTGACGAACTTTGGAATTTACCGAATTGTATTGGTAGTATCGATGGAAAACCTATTAGAATACATTGTCCAGCCAAGACGGGATTCGccttttataattataaaagttatttttcattgCAATTATTGGCTATAGCGGATGCAGATAGCAATTTTACTGCAATTGACGTTGGCGACTACGGTAGAAATGGTGATGGGGTATTTAAGAATTCAAGTATTGGACGAAACTTCCAGGCAAACACACTCAATTTTCCACCACCGCAGCCTTTGCCCAAAGAACCACACGAGCCGGCTTTTCCCTATTATTTTGTCGGAGATGCTGCCTTCCctctttgtaaaaaattattaaagcctTATCCGTTAAGAAATTTAACAAACCCGAAAAGAATCATCAACTATAGATTATCACGAGCTCGTCGAAGTGTAGAATGTGCGTTTGGTATAATggtgtcaaaatttaaaattctagagTAG